Below is a window of bacterium DNA.
ATGGGACCTTCGGGCTCCGGCAAGTCTACTCTTATGCATATCATAGGATGTCTTGACACTCCTTCTGCCGGGTTCTACTATCTCAAGGGGCAGGAGATATCAAAGTATAATAATGATCAGCTTGCACGCGTGCGCAACCGTGAAGTGGGATTCATCTTCCAGAGTTTCAATCTGCTTCCCCGCCTTAGTGCCTCTCAGAACGTTGAAATTCCCCTGCTTTATTCCTCCGTTCCTGTAGATGAAAGGGAAGAAAGGGTAGCCATGATGTTATCAAAAGTAGGGCTTGCCGACCGAGGGCACCACAGGCCGAATGAGCTTTCGGGCGGCGAATCGCAGAGGGTGGCAATAGCGAGGGCGCTGGCTAATAATCCTTCCATAATCCTCGCGGATGAGCCGACAGGGAATCTTGACTCAAAGACCGAGGAAGAAATCATGAAGCTTCTTGACGATTTTAACAAGCAAGGGGTGACGGTAATCGTCGTTACGCACGACGAAAGTGTAGCGTCTCATGCCAAAAGAACCATTCGTCTGCGCGACGGGAAGATAATATGAACTTCTTTTCCCAACTGAGAATGGCTGCTTTATCGCTGCGTTACAACAAGAG
It encodes the following:
- a CDS encoding ABC transporter ATP-binding protein, which translates into the protein MAERPKRTATAARARVRAAKRPHPGRSLILLEDISKTYDGGHVAVNALSEINIDINEGEYVAIMGPSGSGKSTLMHIIGCLDTPSAGFYYLKGQEISKYNNDQLARVRNREVGFIFQSFNLLPRLSASQNVEIPLLYSSVPVDEREERVAMMLSKVGLADRGHHRPNELSGGESQRVAIARALANNPSIILADEPTGNLDSKTEEEIMKLLDDFNKQGVTVIVVTHDESVASHAKRTIRLRDGKII